One window from the genome of Nodosilinea sp. FACHB-141 encodes:
- a CDS encoding rhomboid family intramembrane serine protease: MVPLHDDNPTTITPVVTYGLIGINIAVFVFQLSLSQEGIDGFFDAWALVPAQLTGSFQGALQAPIYEWITLLSSQFLHGGFFHIGGNLLYLWVFGNNIEDRLGHIKFLIFYLGCGALAGLTQWIFDPSSALPTIGASGAIAGVMGAYILRFPRARIVTLIPLIIIFTTVRIPAVFFLGFWFVQQALFSIASLGSDAGSGGGVAYWAHSGGFVFGLILGPLLGLMGGKVRSPRR; this comes from the coding sequence GTGGTTCCTCTTCATGATGACAACCCCACCACCATTACCCCTGTAGTTACCTACGGATTGATCGGGATTAATATTGCCGTATTTGTGTTTCAGCTTAGTCTGTCGCAAGAGGGCATCGACGGCTTCTTTGATGCCTGGGCACTGGTGCCGGCCCAGCTGACCGGGAGTTTTCAGGGGGCGCTCCAGGCACCGATCTATGAGTGGATTACCCTGCTCTCCTCTCAGTTCCTCCACGGCGGCTTTTTTCACATTGGGGGGAACTTGCTCTATCTCTGGGTGTTTGGCAACAATATTGAAGACCGGCTGGGACACATCAAGTTCTTGATCTTTTATCTGGGTTGTGGAGCCCTAGCGGGGCTGACCCAGTGGATTTTTGATCCGTCCTCGGCGTTGCCAACCATTGGGGCTAGCGGGGCGATCGCCGGGGTGATGGGGGCCTATATTCTGCGGTTTCCTCGGGCCCGGATTGTTACCTTAATTCCCCTGATTATCATTTTCACCACCGTTCGGATCCCGGCGGTTTTTTTCTTGGGATTCTGGTTTGTGCAGCAGGCGCTGTTTAGCATCGCCAGCCTCGGCAGCGATGCGGGTTCGGGTGGCGGAGTAGCCTACTGGGCGCACTCAGGAGGGTTTGTGTTTGGGCTAATTCTAGGCCCGCTGCTGGGGCTAATGGGCGGTAAGGTGCGATCGCCTCGTCGATAG
- a CDS encoding response regulator transcription factor, which translates to MAEAKILVVDDDPAIRNLIHRFLAKQNYEMESAEDGKKALAVFEQFTPDLVILDLNLPDTNGYDLCKEMQSRTGVFVLMLTSRTDESDKIRGFNEGADDYLTKPFSLGELEVRVGAILKRQRPVTAAEQQCLTFNSLAIDPVRREVMLNDEMVPLTALEFDLLHFLASHPGRVWRRAELIQKVWDYDYVGDQRVVDVHVGQIRKKIEKDTTQPALIQTVRGVGYKFEPPGTGEEAIAG; encoded by the coding sequence ATGGCGGAAGCCAAGATCCTCGTTGTCGATGACGACCCCGCAATTCGCAACCTAATTCATCGGTTTCTGGCTAAGCAGAACTATGAAATGGAGTCGGCAGAGGACGGTAAGAAGGCTCTGGCGGTGTTTGAGCAGTTCACCCCTGACCTGGTCATTCTCGACCTCAACCTGCCCGACACCAACGGCTACGACCTGTGTAAGGAGATGCAGTCGCGGACCGGAGTGTTTGTGCTCATGCTCACGAGCCGCACCGACGAGTCGGATAAAATTCGAGGGTTTAACGAAGGGGCCGATGACTATCTCACCAAGCCCTTTAGCTTGGGAGAGCTAGAGGTGCGGGTAGGCGCTATTCTCAAACGCCAGCGCCCGGTCACGGCGGCGGAACAGCAGTGTCTAACCTTCAACAGTCTGGCCATTGACCCCGTGCGGCGAGAGGTGATGCTCAACGACGAGATGGTACCTCTAACGGCGCTGGAGTTTGACCTGCTGCACTTTTTGGCCAGTCATCCCGGACGTGTGTGGCGGCGGGCAGAGCTGATTCAGAAGGTTTGGGACTACGACTACGTCGGCGATCAGCGGGTGGTCGATGTGCACGTCGGTCAGATTCGCAAAAAAATTGAGAAAGACACGACTCAACCGGCCCTAATTCAAACGGTGCGGGGCGTGGGCTACAAGTTTGAGCCGCCAGGCACCGGGGAAGAGGCGATCGCCGGTTAG
- a CDS encoding L-threonylcarbamoyladenylate synthase codes for MATTYKLHPDNPQSRKVETIVSALRQGAVALYPTDTVYAIGCDLNHRGAVQRVRQIKQLANDKPLTFLCASLSNIADYAIVSDGAYRLIKRLIPGPFTFLLPATREVPRLVMNPKRRTTGIRVPDHAICLTLVETLQNPIISTSALTLLPEATKGRPIDKMTMFDTLEKLVDIVIDDDRPLAYEVSTILDMEEENPLMIRKGLGWETALDWGAQLV; via the coding sequence ATGGCAACAACCTATAAACTACATCCTGACAACCCGCAGAGCCGCAAAGTAGAGACCATTGTCTCGGCGCTGCGGCAGGGAGCGGTAGCCCTTTACCCCACCGATACAGTTTACGCCATTGGTTGTGACCTCAACCATCGCGGGGCGGTGCAGCGAGTGCGCCAGATCAAGCAGTTGGCCAACGACAAACCCCTCACCTTCCTCTGCGCCTCGTTGTCTAACATTGCCGACTATGCGATCGTCAGCGATGGTGCCTACCGCTTGATCAAGCGGCTGATTCCGGGGCCATTTACGTTTTTGCTGCCCGCCACACGAGAGGTGCCCCGCCTAGTGATGAATCCCAAGCGGCGCACTACGGGCATTCGGGTACCCGACCACGCCATTTGCCTAACCCTGGTAGAAACGCTACAAAACCCTATTATTTCGACTTCAGCCCTGACACTGCTGCCGGAGGCGACCAAAGGACGTCCCATAGACAAAATGACGATGTTCGATACGCTCGAAAAATTGGTGGACATCGTGATCGACGACGATCGCCCATTGGCTTATGAAGTCTCAACCATTCTAGATATGGAGGAGGAGAATCCCCTGATGATTCGCAAGGGCCTGGGGTGGGAGACCGCGCTGGACTGGGGTGCTCAGCTTGTATAA